Proteins encoded by one window of Agelaius phoeniceus isolate bAgePho1 chromosome 3, bAgePho1.hap1, whole genome shotgun sequence:
- the PDIA6 gene encoding protein disulfide-isomerase A6, with protein MRGGHGGARGAGGAEHAGRGGGGGGRESRAAMGVHGAGRLWWGTVSCTLFLAVNSLYSASDDVIELTPANFNKEVIQSESLWLVEFYAPWCGHCQRLTPEWKKAATALKGVVKVGAVDADKHQSLGGQYGVRGFPTIKIFGANKNKAEDYQGGRTSDAIVDAALSALRSLVKERLSGRSGGYSSGRQSRESGGGDKKDVIELTDDSFDKNVINSDDVWMVEFYAPWCGHCKNLEPEWAAAATEVKEQTKGKVKLAAVDATVNQMLAGRYGIRGFPTIKIFQKGEDPVDYDGGRTRSDIIARALDLFSDNAPPPELLEIISEDILKSTCDAHQLCIISVLPHILDTGASGRNSYLDVMLKMAEKYKKKMWGWLWTEAGAQSDLESSLGIGGFGYPAMAAVNARKMKFALLKGSFSEQGINEFLRELSVGRGSTAPVGGGAFPKIHSVEPWDGKDGELPVEDDIDLSDVDLDDLGKDEL; from the exons ATGCGCGGCGGCCACGGCGGGGCGCGTGGCGCGGGCGGGGCGGAGCACGCAGgccgtggcggcggcggtggtggccgagagagcagggcagccatgggggTGCACGGCGCGGGCCGGCTGTGGTGGG GCACGGTGAGCTGCACTTTGTTCCTGGCAGTTAACAGTTTATATTCAGCCAGTGATGATGTGATAGAGCTCACACCAGCTAACTTCAACAAGGAGGTCATTCAGAGCGAGAGCCTGTGGCTTGTGGAGTTCTATGCCCCATG gTGTGGTCACTGTCAAAGGCTAACTCCTGAGTGGAAGAAAGCAGCAACAGCTTTAAAA ggTGTAGTGAAAGTGGGTGCAGTAGATGCAGATAAACATCAGTCCTTGGGTGGACAGTATGGAGTCAGAGGGTTTCCAACTATCAAGATATTTGGAgccaacaaaaacaaagcagaggATTATCAGG GTGGCAGGACAAGCGACGCTATTGTTGATGCTGCTCTAAGTGCTCTTCGGTCCCTGGTGAAAGAACGTCTCAGTGGCAGAAGTGGAGGATACAGTTCTGGAAGACAG AGCCGGGAGAGTGGAGGTGGAGATAAGAAGGATGTGATTGAGCTGACTGATGACAGCTTTGATAAGAATGTCATAAATAGCGACGATGTATGGATGGTGGAGTTTTATGCCCCATGGTGTGGGCACTGCAAAAA CCTGGAGCCAGaatgggcagctgctgccactgaAGTGAAGGAACAAACTAAAGGAAAAGTAAAGCTGGCTGCAGTAGATGCAACAGTCAATCAGATGCTGGCTGGCCGATATGGG ATTCGTGGATTTCCCACCATTAAAATCTTCCAGAAAGGAGAAGACCCTGTTGATTATGATGGTGGGAGAACTAGATCTGATATCATTGCTCGTGCTCTGGATCTGTTTTCTGATAATGCACCACcacctgagctcctggag ATAATTAGTGAGGATATTCTGAAGAGTACCTGTGATGCTCATCAGCTCTGCATCATTTCTGTCCTGCCTCATATTCTTGACACAG GGgcttcaggaagaaattcttacCTGGATGTCATGTTAAAAATggctgaaaaatacaaaaagaaaatgtgggG GTGGCTGTGGACAGAAGCAGGTGCTCAATCAGATCTTGAGAGCTCTCTGGGGATTGGAGGCTTTGGGTATCCAGCAATGGCAGCTGTTAATGCTCGGAAGATGAAATTTGCCCTTCTGAAAGGATCATTCAGTGAGCAAGGGATTAATGAGTTTCTCAG GGAACTCTCCGTTGGTCGTGGTTCTACAGCACCAGTCGGTGGTGGAGCTTTCCCCAAAATTCATTCAGTTGAACCTTGGGATGGCAAAGATGGTGAG CTTCCAGTTGAAGATGACATTGATCTCAGTGATGTGGATCTGGATGACTTGGGTAAAGATGAGCTGTGA